One genomic window of Arthrobacter caoxuetaonis includes the following:
- a CDS encoding YdeI/OmpD-associated family protein, whose amino-acid sequence MKTELPELLLPDAAAWREWLEEHHLLSAGVWLVIGKRGGNVTALTYQSALDEALCFGWIDGQAARRDAESYRQRYTRRGPKSMWSLRNVGHIGRLEAAGRMHPAGRDAVESAKADGRWDAAYAGPASMEIPADLLEAIAQDAQAQAMFDVLSSQNRFALGYRLGMLKTREARERNIARFVQMLGRRETFYPQKQFPD is encoded by the coding sequence ATGAAGACAGAGCTGCCGGAACTGTTGCTTCCGGATGCTGCGGCGTGGCGGGAATGGCTGGAAGAACACCATCTCCTTTCGGCAGGGGTCTGGCTGGTCATAGGCAAGCGGGGCGGAAACGTCACGGCCCTGACCTATCAGAGCGCGCTCGACGAGGCGCTGTGCTTCGGCTGGATCGACGGGCAGGCGGCCCGCCGGGACGCCGAAAGCTACCGGCAGCGCTACACGCGGCGGGGGCCGAAGAGCATGTGGTCCCTGCGCAATGTGGGGCACATCGGGCGGCTCGAGGCAGCGGGACGGATGCACCCGGCCGGGCGCGACGCCGTGGAATCGGCGAAGGCAGACGGGCGCTGGGATGCAGCCTATGCCGGCCCCGCCAGCATGGAGATTCCCGCAGATCTCCTGGAAGCCATCGCCCAAGACGCGCAGGCGCAGGCCATGTTTGACGTCCTTTCCTCCCAGAACCGGTTTGCGCTGGGCTACCGGCTGGGCATGCTCAAGACCCGCGAAGCGCGGGAACGCAACATCGCCCGTTTTGTGCAGATGCTGGGCCGCCGTGAAACGTTCTATCCGCAGAAGCAGTTTCCCGACTAG
- a CDS encoding glycoside hydrolase family 76 protein yields the protein MPSPHMLRSAELRADTAAHMVTTAFGGRLFGIPGTHLAAVRAPQPLPRGSSPWHYWWQAHYADLLVDTGLRNRTRLADMDPIDLADTLVRTIRLRNYGRWTNHFYDDMAWLVLAALRLDSLPGPPRGPKPRHQRLRDTLGSALRSAHTPEFGGGLYWNRSRNFKNTPATAPAALYFARSGDRERAQNLIDWLGKTLLDQDTGLYFDGVRRSGGQVSVETALYTYNQGPVLGALLELGGAANLERAADLVRGTAAHLAQDDGGGPVLRTHNSGDGGLFTGILCRYLAEAAAAPTLDESARQLAGSLVTTLAERLWQGRATRNGLPVFSPDPRKSADESYPPGGAVELSTQLQAWMVMEAAVRVVRVEAVRGVREES from the coding sequence ATGCCATCCCCACACATGCTCCGGTCCGCGGAGCTGAGAGCCGACACGGCAGCCCACATGGTGACCACTGCGTTTGGCGGCAGGCTGTTCGGCATTCCCGGCACGCATCTTGCCGCCGTCCGCGCACCCCAGCCGCTGCCGCGCGGATCATCACCGTGGCATTACTGGTGGCAGGCGCACTATGCCGATCTCCTGGTGGATACCGGCCTGCGCAACCGCACCCGGCTGGCCGATATGGACCCGATTGACCTGGCGGACACCTTGGTCCGCACCATCCGCCTGCGCAACTACGGCCGCTGGACCAACCACTTCTATGACGACATGGCCTGGCTGGTGCTCGCTGCCCTGCGTCTGGATTCCCTGCCCGGTCCCCCGCGCGGGCCCAAGCCGCGCCACCAGCGGCTCCGGGACACCCTCGGCTCGGCGCTGCGGTCTGCGCACACACCGGAATTCGGCGGCGGTCTTTATTGGAACCGCAGCCGCAACTTCAAGAACACTCCCGCAACGGCTCCGGCGGCACTGTACTTTGCGCGCAGCGGAGACCGGGAACGCGCCCAGAACCTCATCGACTGGCTGGGCAAGACCCTGCTGGACCAGGACACCGGGCTCTATTTCGACGGCGTCCGGCGTTCCGGCGGGCAGGTGAGCGTCGAAACTGCCTTGTATACCTACAACCAGGGTCCCGTTCTCGGTGCACTGCTGGAACTGGGCGGGGCCGCGAACCTGGAGCGGGCGGCGGACCTGGTCCGTGGGACTGCGGCGCATCTGGCCCAGGACGACGGCGGCGGCCCGGTACTGCGCACCCACAACAGCGGGGACGGCGGACTCTTCACGGGAATCCTCTGCCGGTATCTCGCAGAGGCAGCGGCGGCGCCGACGCTGGATGAATCGGCACGGCAGCTCGCGGGCAGCCTAGTCACCACGTTGGCGGAGCGGCTGTGGCAGGGCCGTGCCACCCGCAACGGGCTGCCCGTTTTTTCGCCTGATCCGCGCAAATCCGCTGATGAAAGCTATCCCCCGGGGGGCGCCGTCGAACTTTCCACGCAGCTGCAGGCCTGGATGGTCATGGAGGCCGCCGTCCGTGTGGTGCGCGTGGAAGCGGTCCGGGGAGTTCGGGAAGAAAGCTAA
- a CDS encoding SDR family NAD(P)-dependent oxidoreductase, whose protein sequence is MQLSGASALVTGAASGLGRATARRLLDAGAEVVLVDLPQSGGLAYAGELGDNAHFVPGDVTDPEQMQGAVEAAMAAAPLRVAVNCAGIGTPGKVLGRNGVLPLEDFTRVIQVNLVGTFNVTRLAAAAMAETEPVTDDGGTAERGVIVNTASVAAFDGQIGQPAYSASKGGVAAMTLPLARELARHLVRVVTIAPGIFETPMVAGLPQDAQDSLAAQIPHPSRLGRPDEYASLVEHIIGNSMLNGETIRLDGAIRMGPK, encoded by the coding sequence ATGCAGTTATCCGGCGCTTCGGCCCTAGTCACAGGAGCAGCTTCGGGGTTGGGGCGGGCCACTGCACGCCGGTTGCTCGACGCCGGTGCCGAGGTGGTCCTGGTGGACCTGCCGCAGTCCGGCGGGCTGGCGTACGCCGGCGAGCTGGGGGACAACGCACATTTCGTGCCCGGTGATGTCACGGACCCGGAGCAGATGCAGGGCGCCGTCGAGGCCGCCATGGCCGCTGCGCCGCTGCGCGTGGCAGTGAACTGCGCCGGCATCGGCACCCCGGGCAAGGTCCTGGGCCGGAACGGGGTGCTGCCCCTGGAGGATTTCACCCGGGTCATCCAGGTCAACCTGGTCGGCACCTTCAATGTCACCCGGCTGGCCGCTGCCGCCATGGCGGAAACAGAACCGGTGACGGACGACGGCGGGACAGCCGAGCGCGGCGTCATCGTCAACACGGCGTCGGTGGCGGCCTTCGACGGGCAGATCGGCCAGCCGGCCTACTCCGCGTCCAAGGGCGGAGTTGCTGCCATGACCCTGCCGCTGGCCCGGGAGCTGGCCCGGCACCTGGTCCGTGTGGTGACAATCGCGCCGGGGATCTTTGAAACACCCATGGTGGCGGGCCTGCCGCAGGACGCGCAGGACTCGCTCGCCGCGCAGATCCCGCATCCCTCGCGCCTGGGGCGGCCGGATGAGTACGCCTCGCTGGTGGAACACATCATCGGCAATTCGATGCTGAACGGGGAAACCATCCGCCTGGACGGGGCCATCCGGATGGGACCGAAGTAG
- a CDS encoding class II glutamine amidotransferase produces the protein MCRLFGMHAGLSPVTATFWLLTAPDSLAEQSRRMADGFGIGVFQGKKPVVDKAPIAAYEDAAYASAARTLKAETFVAHVRYASTGGAALVNTHPFLQDNRLLAHNGVVQDLGALDDRLRQLEVMDLVQGQTDSERVFALITGIARENGGDMGQAIARALTWIAENLHLYAVNLVITTPEELYAVRYPDTHPLYVLQESGDGPHEAKRSSRISVKSDELEQENRPSVMIATERMDKNPNWRLMDSGEVLRVGRNLAVERSFPLPDHPRHLLKLADLDPVAAASQHPRKAGRP, from the coding sequence ATGTGCCGGCTATTTGGAATGCATGCAGGCCTTTCCCCGGTGACGGCAACTTTCTGGCTGCTTACTGCCCCGGACAGCCTGGCTGAGCAGAGCCGCCGGATGGCCGACGGCTTTGGGATCGGGGTGTTCCAAGGGAAAAAGCCCGTGGTGGACAAGGCGCCCATCGCAGCCTACGAGGATGCGGCCTATGCGTCGGCAGCCCGCACGCTTAAAGCCGAAACGTTCGTAGCGCATGTCCGCTACGCCAGCACGGGAGGAGCCGCGCTGGTCAACACGCACCCCTTCCTGCAGGACAACCGGCTGCTGGCGCACAACGGAGTGGTTCAGGACCTCGGCGCACTGGATGACCGGCTCCGCCAGCTTGAGGTGATGGACCTCGTGCAGGGCCAGACTGACAGCGAACGGGTCTTCGCCCTGATCACCGGGATCGCCCGGGAGAACGGCGGAGACATGGGCCAGGCGATTGCCAGGGCCCTGACGTGGATTGCGGAGAACCTGCACTTGTACGCCGTGAACCTGGTCATCACCACGCCGGAGGAACTGTATGCGGTGCGGTATCCGGATACCCACCCCTTGTACGTGCTGCAGGAAAGCGGAGATGGCCCGCACGAGGCCAAGCGTTCGTCACGGATCAGCGTGAAGAGCGACGAGTTGGAGCAGGAAAACAGGCCCTCGGTCATGATCGCGACGGAGCGGATGGATAAGAACCCGAACTGGCGGTTGATGGACTCCGGAGAGGTGCTGAGGGTCGGCCGGAACCTCGCGGTCGAGCGCTCGTTCCCGCTCCCTGATCACCCCCGGCACCTGCTGAAGCTCGCAGACCTGGACCCGGTTGCCGCCGCTTCCCAGCACCCCCGGAAAGCAGGCAGGCCTTAG
- a CDS encoding DUF6707 family protein: MPESAPEIYAFRVNAELLVPGQRLVLDELTLAPLASVRVEEDDLGTPALVVAELEDGESLRIAYGSAVRVAAPAPEKNASEAIRSIPTDEETYAAVLAAAEAAHPEDRAVKELVTRLARGLNVKAGSNLQDVRDLAHTLYVDLGDAENALAVCGLITGLGFDGNYGRWNWIQGALALAAQITHEAGDSDASAAFAQAVRAGDHAESDPLKAKLSAELLQRQLNEPNLYDREVQRAAESGDEHSERDWRILRLNTLLYLRAHGGSQAYTDAELQRRIRTELSAIRGLNLDL, from the coding sequence ATGCCAGAGAGTGCGCCGGAGATCTATGCCTTCCGGGTCAATGCCGAGCTCCTCGTCCCCGGACAGAGGCTGGTCCTGGATGAGCTGACTCTGGCACCGCTGGCGTCTGTCCGGGTCGAAGAGGATGACCTTGGCACCCCGGCACTGGTTGTCGCCGAGCTGGAGGACGGGGAATCGCTGCGTATCGCGTACGGTTCGGCCGTCCGTGTCGCCGCACCGGCTCCGGAAAAGAATGCTTCCGAAGCAATCCGCAGCATCCCAACGGATGAGGAGACCTACGCCGCCGTCCTGGCGGCTGCCGAGGCCGCCCACCCGGAGGACCGGGCAGTGAAGGAACTGGTCACCCGGCTGGCCCGCGGACTGAACGTCAAGGCCGGCAGCAACCTGCAGGACGTCCGGGACCTGGCCCACACCCTGTACGTGGATCTCGGTGATGCGGAGAACGCCTTGGCGGTCTGCGGCCTGATCACGGGCCTGGGCTTTGACGGCAACTACGGGCGCTGGAATTGGATCCAGGGGGCGCTGGCGCTGGCCGCACAGATCACCCATGAGGCCGGCGACTCCGACGCGTCGGCGGCCTTCGCGCAGGCAGTCCGCGCCGGAGACCACGCGGAGTCGGATCCGCTTAAGGCCAAGCTCTCCGCGGAACTGCTGCAGCGGCAGCTGAACGAACCCAACCTCTACGACCGGGAAGTGCAGCGGGCCGCTGAGTCCGGCGACGAGCACAGCGAACGCGATTGGCGGATCCTGCGCCTGAACACTTTGCTGTACCTGCGCGCCCACGGCGGCTCACAGGCCTATACCGACGCCGAACTCCAGCGCCGGATCCGTACCGAGCTCAGTGCCATCCGGGGCCTGAACCTGGACCTCTAA
- a CDS encoding acyl-CoA dehydrogenase family protein — translation MLPDADFLQFEHLLSDAEAAKLAELRAFLAAEVTPHATRWWNEAHFPVELLPGLASLGLSTPVQRGYSPLFAGLVIAEMTRADTSIATFFMVHHDLFVEGLHAFGSEEQRSRLLADAQALKITGAFALTEPDHGSDVAGGMATTAVRDGGTWVLNGTKRWIGNGTFCDWMLLWAREPATGEVRGFLLDASLPGIKRSRIENKTALRTVQNADIELTEVRVAEEDRLAGIDSFDDTKHLLRGSRIMVGWQAVGQQLAAFDVARAYAVERLQFGRPLAGFQLVQEQLVRMLGNTVASTGMLARVSDLEQGGYGGLSGSGYTRGDMARAALAKSYASRLMRETVSLGRGLLGGNGIVTDYRMAKIFADAEAIYTYEGSYEINTLITGREITGVSALR, via the coding sequence ATGCTCCCCGACGCTGACTTTCTCCAGTTCGAACACCTGCTCAGCGACGCGGAAGCCGCCAAACTGGCTGAACTGCGCGCCTTCCTGGCGGCCGAGGTCACCCCTCACGCCACACGGTGGTGGAATGAAGCGCACTTCCCGGTTGAGCTGCTGCCCGGGCTCGCCTCGCTGGGACTTTCCACCCCGGTCCAGCGCGGCTACAGTCCGCTCTTCGCCGGCCTGGTGATTGCCGAGATGACACGCGCCGATACGTCCATCGCCACCTTCTTCATGGTGCACCACGACCTGTTTGTGGAAGGCCTGCACGCCTTCGGATCCGAGGAGCAGCGCTCGCGGCTCCTCGCGGATGCGCAGGCCCTGAAGATCACCGGGGCTTTCGCACTGACGGAACCGGACCACGGCTCCGACGTCGCCGGCGGCATGGCCACCACGGCGGTGCGCGACGGCGGCACCTGGGTCCTGAACGGGACCAAGCGCTGGATCGGCAACGGCACGTTCTGCGACTGGATGCTGCTCTGGGCCAGGGAACCGGCAACCGGGGAGGTGCGGGGGTTCCTGCTGGATGCCTCCCTGCCGGGAATCAAGCGCAGCCGCATCGAGAACAAGACGGCCCTGCGCACCGTGCAGAATGCGGACATCGAGCTCACCGAGGTCCGGGTCGCCGAAGAGGACCGGCTCGCCGGGATCGACAGTTTCGATGACACCAAGCACCTGCTGCGCGGCTCACGGATCATGGTGGGGTGGCAGGCCGTAGGGCAGCAGCTGGCGGCGTTCGACGTCGCCCGTGCCTACGCCGTCGAACGCCTGCAGTTTGGCCGGCCGCTCGCGGGATTCCAGCTGGTGCAGGAACAGCTGGTGCGGATGCTGGGCAACACCGTGGCCTCAACCGGGATGCTGGCCAGGGTCAGCGACCTGGAACAGGGCGGCTACGGCGGACTCTCCGGGAGTGGATACACCCGCGGGGATATGGCGCGCGCGGCACTGGCCAAGTCCTATGCGAGCAGGCTGATGCGGGAAACCGTCTCCCTGGGCCGGGGGCTGCTGGGCGGGAACGGGATCGTCACCGACTACCGGATGGCCAAGATCTTCGCCGACGCCGAGGCCATCTATACCTACGAGGGTTCCTACGAGATCAACACCCTGATCACCGGACGTGAGATCACCGGAGTCTCGGCGCTGCGCTAA
- a CDS encoding RluA family pseudouridine synthase: MQSPLPVRNGVNATRLRLPGEGPWETAMDYVLDRFGHVDPDGIIDRFDRGEVVGLGGAALTRRTPLSEHTFIWYYRELPQEDRLPVEISILHQDENLLVVDKPHFLPTTPGGMYVAESALVRLRVALDIPDLIPMHRLDRMTAGVLLFSTNPETRGKYQVMFEKRRIEKEYEAVAPVREDLELPLTVRSRMIKSRTYLLAQEVAGEPNAETRIELLEESNGLGRYRLLPHTGKTHQLRVHMASLGIGILNDPFYPVLLDQAPDDYTRPLQLLARSVEFMDPLTRQTVQYRSGLSLDAFPPAAAAP, from the coding sequence ATGCAATCCCCCCTTCCTGTACGAAACGGCGTCAATGCCACCCGGCTGCGCCTGCCCGGCGAAGGGCCGTGGGAGACCGCCATGGACTACGTCCTTGACCGCTTCGGGCACGTTGATCCGGACGGCATCATCGACCGTTTCGACCGGGGCGAGGTGGTGGGCCTGGGCGGAGCTGCTCTGACCCGCCGGACACCGCTGAGCGAACACACCTTCATTTGGTACTACCGCGAGCTGCCCCAGGAAGACCGCCTTCCGGTAGAAATCAGCATCCTGCACCAGGACGAGAACCTCCTGGTCGTGGACAAGCCACACTTCCTGCCCACGACTCCCGGCGGGATGTACGTCGCCGAATCCGCGCTGGTCCGGCTGAGGGTAGCCCTGGATATTCCAGACCTGATTCCCATGCACCGCCTGGACCGGATGACGGCCGGAGTGCTGCTGTTTTCCACCAACCCGGAAACCCGCGGCAAATACCAGGTCATGTTCGAGAAACGGCGCATCGAGAAGGAATACGAGGCCGTCGCTCCGGTTCGGGAGGACCTGGAGCTTCCGCTCACGGTGCGAAGCCGGATGATCAAGTCGCGCACCTACCTCCTGGCCCAGGAAGTGGCAGGCGAACCCAACGCCGAAACGCGGATCGAGCTGCTGGAAGAGTCCAACGGGCTCGGCCGCTACCGGCTGCTCCCGCACACGGGGAAGACCCACCAGCTTCGCGTGCACATGGCCTCATTGGGGATCGGCATCCTCAATGACCCGTTCTATCCCGTCCTCCTCGACCAGGCACCGGATGACTACACCCGCCCACTGCAGCTCCTGGCCCGCTCCGTGGAGTTCATGGATCCCCTGACACGGCAGACGGTCCAGTACCGCAGCGGCCTCTCGCTCGATGCCTTTCCGCCGGCGGCCGCAGCACCATAG
- a CDS encoding DNA-formamidopyrimidine glycosylase family protein, producing MPEGDTVWRAARDLQAALAGAELTRTDFRVPRFATTDLSGRVVEGVASRGKHLLIRIAPGPGDDEGWTVHSHLKMEGLWHIYNRGERWRRPAFKARAVLETVSRQAVGFELGILRVLPRSGEDEAVGYLGPDLLGPDWDPAEALRRLEAVPERPVGLALLDQRNLAGIGNVYRCELCFLVGVHPLTPVRDVPDLPRLVDLSKRLLEANKSRSRRITTGLAGRDPLWVYNREKRGCLRCGTRVVHELVGDNELELRDLYYCPRCQPPPDLGEAASGAGTLEG from the coding sequence GTGCCTGAGGGGGATACCGTCTGGCGGGCAGCCCGTGACCTGCAGGCCGCCTTGGCAGGAGCCGAGCTGACCCGGACCGACTTCCGGGTTCCGCGGTTTGCGACGACGGACCTCAGCGGCCGCGTTGTCGAAGGGGTCGCCTCGCGCGGGAAGCACCTGCTCATCCGGATCGCTCCGGGTCCCGGCGATGATGAGGGCTGGACCGTCCATTCGCACTTAAAGATGGAAGGGCTCTGGCACATCTACAACCGCGGCGAACGCTGGCGCCGTCCGGCGTTCAAGGCGCGGGCTGTGCTGGAGACCGTTTCGCGGCAGGCGGTGGGGTTCGAGCTGGGCATCCTGCGTGTCTTGCCGCGCAGCGGAGAGGACGAGGCGGTCGGGTATCTGGGGCCGGACCTGCTGGGACCGGACTGGGATCCCGCGGAAGCCCTCCGGAGGCTGGAGGCCGTTCCGGAACGGCCGGTGGGGTTGGCGCTGCTCGACCAGCGGAACCTCGCCGGGATCGGCAACGTCTACCGCTGTGAGCTGTGTTTCCTGGTGGGGGTGCATCCACTGACTCCGGTGCGGGATGTACCTGACCTCCCCCGCCTGGTGGATCTTTCCAAGCGGCTGCTCGAAGCCAACAAGTCCCGCTCCCGCCGCATCACCACAGGACTTGCCGGCCGGGATCCGCTCTGGGTCTACAACCGTGAAAAGCGCGGCTGCCTGCGCTGCGGAACCAGGGTGGTCCACGAACTCGTCGGCGACAACGAACTCGAGCTGCGGGACCTGTACTACTGTCCGCGCTGCCAGCCGCCACCGGATCTCGGGGAGGCGGCCTCCGGCGCCGGTACCCTTGAAGGGTGA
- the tgt gene encoding tRNA guanosine(34) transglycosylase Tgt, with amino-acid sequence MSTTGFSFSLGKRLRETTPDSASRVQENGGEFQGRTGVISTPHGEIQTPAFIAVGTKATVKAVLPESVAELGAQAVLANAYHLYLQPGADILDEAGGLGKFMNWPGPTFTDSGGFQVMSLGAGFKKVINMNADGTTHATGADDDVAPGKERLAHIDDDGVWFKSHLNGDKHRFTPEISMQVQHQLGADIMFAFDELTTLLNSRGYQERSLERTRLWAERCITEHQRLTAERSHRPYQALFGVLQGAQYEDLRRKASRDLGAMEFDGFGIGGALEKENLGTIVRWCSEELPEDKPRHLLGISEPDDIFTAIENGADTFDCVSPTRVARNSAFYTPYGRKNLSNAKFKRDFGPLVDGCDCYACANYSRAYIQHLFKANEMVSHTLISIHNERFTVKLVDDARLALEDGTFFEFKEQVLGRYYS; translated from the coding sequence GTGTCCACCACTGGTTTTTCCTTTTCCCTCGGTAAGCGCCTGCGCGAAACCACGCCCGATTCCGCGTCCCGCGTCCAGGAGAACGGCGGTGAGTTCCAGGGCCGCACCGGCGTCATCAGCACCCCGCACGGCGAGATCCAGACTCCCGCGTTCATCGCCGTCGGCACCAAAGCCACCGTTAAGGCCGTGCTGCCCGAGTCCGTAGCCGAGCTTGGTGCGCAGGCCGTCCTGGCCAACGCCTATCACCTGTACCTTCAGCCCGGAGCCGACATCCTGGATGAAGCAGGCGGCCTGGGGAAGTTCATGAACTGGCCCGGCCCTACCTTCACGGATTCGGGCGGATTCCAGGTCATGAGCCTGGGCGCCGGGTTCAAGAAGGTCATCAACATGAACGCTGACGGCACCACGCATGCCACCGGAGCGGACGACGACGTCGCGCCCGGCAAGGAGCGGCTGGCGCACATCGATGACGACGGCGTCTGGTTCAAGTCCCACCTCAACGGGGACAAGCACCGCTTCACTCCCGAAATCTCGATGCAGGTCCAGCACCAGCTCGGCGCCGACATCATGTTCGCGTTCGACGAGCTGACCACCCTGCTGAACTCCCGCGGCTACCAAGAACGGTCCCTGGAACGCACCCGGCTCTGGGCTGAGCGCTGCATTACGGAACACCAGCGGCTCACGGCCGAGCGCTCACACCGCCCCTACCAGGCGCTGTTCGGCGTGCTGCAGGGAGCCCAGTATGAGGACCTGCGCCGCAAAGCGTCCCGCGACCTGGGCGCCATGGAGTTCGACGGCTTCGGCATCGGCGGAGCCCTCGAGAAGGAAAACCTCGGCACGATCGTGCGCTGGTGCAGCGAAGAGCTGCCCGAAGACAAGCCGCGGCACCTGCTGGGCATCTCCGAACCGGATGACATTTTCACCGCGATCGAGAACGGCGCCGACACCTTCGACTGCGTTTCCCCCACCCGGGTGGCCCGCAACTCGGCGTTCTACACGCCGTACGGCCGGAAAAACCTCTCCAACGCCAAGTTCAAGCGGGACTTCGGGCCGCTGGTGGACGGCTGCGACTGCTACGCCTGCGCCAACTACTCCCGTGCCTACATCCAGCACCTTTTCAAGGCCAATGAGATGGTCAGCCACACGCTGATCTCCATCCACAACGAGCGCTTTACAGTGAAGCTGGTCGACGACGCACGCCTGGCCCTTGAAGACGGAACGTTCTTCGAGTTCAAGGAGCAGGTGCTGGGCCGGTACTACAGCTAG
- a CDS encoding queuosine precursor transporter — protein sequence MSSPTPDAAVTAPPAPSYASRGSSHYDLILTLMCVVIIISNIGASKGVVLGPVFGDFSIITDGGFFLFPLAYILGDVISEVYGFKAARRAIYMGFAMAAFAVLAFAVIIALPGFDDGYGLEKQAALEAALGPVWQIVVASLLGFLAGQLLNSLVLTRMKARFRERALAGRLMASTGAGEFADTLIFCAIAAPVIGIADAGQFVNYVIFGFVYKTAVEFLFVPVTSAVIKAIKKREPTYGQASA from the coding sequence ATGTCTTCACCTACCCCGGACGCTGCCGTCACGGCTCCGCCGGCACCGAGCTACGCTTCGCGCGGAAGCTCCCATTACGACCTGATCCTCACCCTGATGTGCGTAGTGATCATCATTTCCAACATCGGGGCGTCGAAGGGCGTTGTCCTGGGCCCTGTGTTCGGCGACTTCAGCATCATCACCGACGGCGGTTTCTTCCTCTTCCCGCTGGCCTACATCCTGGGCGACGTCATCAGCGAGGTCTACGGCTTCAAGGCCGCCCGGCGGGCCATCTACATGGGCTTTGCCATGGCCGCCTTCGCCGTGCTGGCGTTCGCCGTCATCATCGCGCTTCCGGGGTTCGACGACGGCTACGGCCTCGAGAAGCAGGCCGCGCTGGAAGCGGCACTGGGGCCGGTATGGCAGATCGTGGTGGCTTCGCTGCTGGGCTTTTTGGCCGGGCAGCTGCTCAACTCCCTGGTCCTGACCCGGATGAAGGCGCGTTTCCGTGAGCGAGCCCTGGCGGGACGGCTCATGGCTTCCACCGGAGCCGGTGAGTTCGCGGACACCCTGATTTTCTGCGCCATTGCCGCACCGGTTATCGGCATTGCCGACGCCGGACAGTTCGTGAACTACGTGATCTTCGGCTTCGTCTACAAGACCGCGGTGGAGTTCCTGTTTGTGCCGGTCACCTCAGCCGTGATCAAGGCGATCAAGAAGCGCGAGCCGACGTACGGCCAGGCCAGCGCCTAG
- a CDS encoding NUDIX hydrolase family protein, translated as MNVRTPDPYPGWLSEEDLHEARQRLPMVYVEAVPVRCDPLGYVTEVGLLLQATPEGRMVRSFVSGRVMYRETIRAALLRHLEKDLGPLALPQLPPSLVPFTVAEYFPSPSQTGLTDERQHAVALAYLIPVTGECDPRQDALELSWLTPEEALSPAVYSEFAGGRGDLLRQALASAGWGR; from the coding sequence ATGAACGTTCGCACTCCTGACCCGTATCCCGGCTGGCTTTCGGAGGAGGACCTGCACGAAGCACGGCAGCGGCTCCCGATGGTCTACGTCGAGGCCGTCCCGGTCCGGTGCGATCCGCTGGGCTACGTCACCGAAGTGGGACTGCTGCTCCAGGCCACACCGGAAGGCCGGATGGTGCGCTCCTTCGTTTCGGGGCGCGTGATGTACCGCGAAACCATCCGCGCGGCGCTGCTGCGGCATTTGGAGAAGGACCTCGGACCGCTGGCACTGCCCCAGCTGCCGCCCAGCCTGGTTCCGTTCACCGTCGCCGAGTACTTCCCCTCCCCCTCCCAGACCGGGCTGACCGACGAACGCCAGCACGCCGTCGCGCTGGCGTACCTCATCCCGGTGACCGGCGAATGTGATCCCCGCCAGGACGCCCTGGAGCTGTCCTGGCTGACTCCGGAAGAAGCCCTGAGCCCTGCCGTCTACTCAGAGTTCGCCGGCGGGCGCGGAGACCTGCTGCGCCAGGCCCTGGCCTCAGCGGGCTGGGGACGCTAG